In the genome of Microcoleus vaginatus PCC 9802, the window TGATTGCTGGCGATCGAATGAATGAACTTACCATTTAAATGATAAAGCTAGTTTCTTCCCCAAGAGCCGCTTGCCAACTGCGGACATCATAGTATAAGTCTTCGAGGGAAATACTGTACAGCGCTTCGGCCAGTTTTTTGTGCAATCGGTTCCACAAACTGAATGTTACCCAGTCCTCTGCTTGCGTCGCGTCGGGAAAATGTCGAGGTAAAGGTTCAATAGTTTCACCTACAGCCTCTAAGATTTGTCCTAAAGAGATTTGAGCTGGCTGGCGGGCTAATTGATATCCTCCTTGGGAACCCCGAACAGATTGGACTAAACCGGCTCGTCGCATTTCAATCAGCAATTTTTCTAGATACGGAGCAGGTAACTCCTGTCGCTTCGCTATCGATTTCACCGATGTCGGGCCAAAGCGAGGTTGCAAACTTAGATCCAGTAATGCTTTGACACTGTAGTGTCCGCGTGTGGTTAACTTCATGGGATTTTAAGAGCGGGGCAAATATTCAGCTAGCTGATAGCTGATAGCTTATGCTACCGACTTTAGAGATTGCTCGCATCGGCTGCAGCTACTCCTCAAGAAAGACTGCAGTTTGTTAAAAATATTTAGATAATAGTGGTTAACAATTGAGCCGATCGGTGTAATATGGTTTTACGACCAGCTATAAAGCTAAAGTTTCTTGGTCAAACCAAAAACCAACCGAGAAAAAATCCGTACACCAGTTGAATATTTCAGGACTCAGTAAATGGCTAAAAAGAAAAATATCGAACCCCTTGAAGGCGAAGATCTGATCAAAAAGGTCAAAGACCTAGAGAACCTTACCAAGGAAGAAAAAGCTAGAGCCTGTGGCTACTACACCGTTACCAAGAACGGCGTAGAACGGGTCAACATGATGAAATTCCTGAATGCGCTGATTGATGCAGAAGGCATTCAGCTAGACGGGAAGCAAAACGGCAATGGACGCGGCGGACGCTCTGCCAGCTATCGGATTAGCGTTCAATCTAACGGCAACTTACTGATTGGAGCTGCCTACACCAAACAGATGGAACTCCAGCCGGGAGATGAATTTGAAATCTCTTTGGGACGCAAGCACATTCACCTGCGCCAAATTGATCGAGAAGAAGAAGAAGAATCCTAGGCCTTTACGACTTGCTTTGACTTCTTGCTTGAACTGGTTGGTTTGACTTCAAGCATTGACTGCAAGCAGAGAGTTGGCTCTGAAATCTTTCTGTGAGCCTAAAACAGTATGGCTTCTATAGATGGCAATGGCTCGACAAAAGCCACTGCCACCACTTTATATTTTGCGAGAATACCTATTCTCGCCCCTCGCTATATCCGTGTGGACAAGCGGGGGATTTTCCGCGTAGCTGTTAAAGAGAAGTTCTGCAGCCAATGGTGTACGGGATTTAACGGATGTAATCGATGGATGTTCTGCAGCCAATGGTGTACGGGATTTAACGGATGTAATGGATGAACCGAAGAGGTTTGAAGGAAGAATTAGGTTTGGTTGAGGTAGGAAACCCACCACAGCAAGAAAATGGCGGAGGTATTCTCAGCTAACAGTGGGTAATAGCAGTTGAAAAAAAGAATGCCACTGTAGAGATGCTCGAAAGCACGAGCTTGATCATTCATTCCCAATTATTTAACCTAAAATCTAAAATCTCAAATCTAAAATTGTATAAGTCTCGTGCTTGCTCCTGATTTGTGTCTCTGTGGGAGGGGTTTTGAGGGCAAGGAAACACCTCGATCGCCCCTAAGTGAAATTACAGGCAGGAACAGTTAAAGTGTTAGGGAGCAATTAGTGACCAGCCTATGCTGTTGCCCCGATTCGCGAGTAAAACTTCTCAACACCACACAAAAATCTCCCTGCGTCGCCTTCTAGTGGCCTCTGTTGTGCTGCAAATCGTCGCAGCAGTCGGGATGGTCGGGTATCTGTCCTTTCGCAACGGAGACAAAGCAGTCGAAGAGTTCGCCGAGAAATTGATCGCCCAGACGGGGAAGAGAGTTGAAGAAAAGCTGATTTCTTTTCTCGAACCTACCCAGTGGGTAAATAAACTTAACAACGCTGAAGCGATCGACCGCGCTGAATTAAACTTACAGTTAGAAAGACCCTAGCCTCGGGGAGAGAAGTTCCTCTGGCAGCAAATGCGATCTTTTAAAAGCATTCAATGGATATCCTTCCGTGCTGAAAAATCAGGAGAATATCTCGGCATTGGCCGCAACCCCACGGATAACAGCTTGCAAATTGTCGCAGCTAACAAGTCTACCAACTCTCACAACATATACTAAGCTACAGACAGCCTAGGCACTCGCACCGCTAAATTAAAGGCAGAACCGGCAACCTACAATGCCCGCCTGCGCCCCTGGTACAAAGAAGCTGTCGCAGCGAACAAACAAAGCGATTTGGACGAGTATTTATCCTGGTTTTACTCCCGGGAGTGTTTTTATTGCTGCCAGCCAACCGATTCGCGATCGAAATGGTAAATTGCTGGGAGTTAGTGCCGTAGACTTTTCGCTCTCGGGGCTTCAGCACTATCTCCATCGCATCAAGCTTAGCAAAACGGGACAAATTTTCGCGATCGAACGATCGGGCTTGCTGGTTGCCAGTTCGAGTCAAGAATCACCCTTTAGAAAGATGTCTGGAAAGCAGCAACTGCAGCGGGTGAATGTTTTAGACAGCCAAACTCCTGTCATTCGCACCGCAGCTAAATATTTGTACGAACACTTCGGGGGTTTTGGCGACATTAAGCAGCGGCAGCAACTGAAATTTAGCCGAGACGGGCAGGAATATTTTGTGGAAGTGCTGCCGTTTGCTGATGTTTACGGTTTGAACTGGCTGATTGCGATCGCAGTTCCCGAATCCGATTTCAAGGGGCAAATTAACAAAAATACGCGCACTACAATTTTACTTTGTTGGGGGGCGCTGCTGCTATCGACAATTGCTGGAGTGGTGACAGCGAGGTGGGTAACACTGCCCCTGCTGCGGCTCAACGAAGCAGCTAAAGATATTGCCGCCAGAGAGTGCGTGCTGTGACTGTCAGTAGGCTTGATGAAGTCGGCGAATTAGCGCCGTCTTTCAACGAGATGGCAGCTCAACTGAAAAAGTTTGTTCCAGCTTTGGCACAAAGTGAAGAAAAATTTGCCCAACTGGGAGAAAATTTGCCCGTTGGAGTCTCGACGATAACTCCGGGTGGCGCAGTTATTTTCATCAATTGGGCGCGAGAGCAAATATTGGGTAGGGGATAAATGCCCGATACTAGCGCCGAAGAGCTACCACAAGCTTATCAAACTTATATAAATTAGCGAACACTGTTCCCGGAAAACTTTATCCTATAAACTTGCTGTCGGGGGCGCAAGGCGCAGCTAATGACTGATGAATGATGACTGATGACTAAGCTGGATATTTTATATTTTTTTATGTTGAGAAAAAATTCTACAGTTATTGATATCAATCAACAACTGCTCTTCTTCATGCTTGTCTGACATATTCACTAAATTATACTGAACATTGTCTCCATAAATAGTTATAGCAATCTGGCTCAATTCTAAAAAATTAATGAGCCACTCACATTCAGTAGCCGAGTCATCTTGATAGTATTGAATTAATCTGGCACAACAAAGTTCTAAGTAGGTTCTGGAATGGGGTGAAATTAAAATAAGTTTGAGAATTAGAATTGCTAGTGTTAAAGGATTTAGTTGAGTAGCGAAGAGTAGAAATAAGGCTGTTGGTTTCCCGGAATTTTCCACAGTCAAACATTTGATTAGATAATTGCAAGTTCTGAGATGCAGGCCTGTACTCAAAGTTTCTCCGTCATTTTCGAGATGAAAAGTCTCTATAATATTAATTATCTTCGATTGGTAAATATCAGTGCCTAAAAGTTTAGATTGGTAATTAAATAAATACTTAATTAGAGATTCCTTAAAGTGCTTGTAAGTAATATTTTGAGTCTCTCTAAGAAAAATATTTGCTAAGCTGCGATAGTTTAAGGAGCCGCGGTTGACCAAAATTATTTTGATTAAACGCAGGGCTTCATCTCCTAAAAGTGTGGGATTATGATAATTATTTAATTGGGATGTAGCAGACTGAGAGCGAGAGGTATACATTGCTAGGTCAAACTTGTATTTTTCTTTGAGCTGCTGCGACAATAGTCTGGCAGCTTGGCGTTCTTCGGGGGTGTTTTTAGGATCTAGATATTGAGTGGCTAGCAAATAAGGCTGATAGCGAGAAGTCCAGTGATTTTGTAGTGGCTGGTAGTCCTCGTACTTTAATACAAATAACTTTAGCTCTTCATAGTCTTTGCTGCTGAGAAAGTTGGTCAGCCACACTCTCAGTATTTTGAGACAATTGTCGGGGTGGCGTTCGCTAAGGGTTCTATCGCTAATAATTTTAATTAAGTCGCGAGCCAGTTGGTATTGTTTCTGAGTAATCCAATTATTTAATAAGATGTAAATGCAGCGTTTAAATAAGTAGTTAAATTCTAGTTGAGAGTCAAATTCAATTATTGTGTTTAAAGCTTGAATTAATGTGGGGTTAGCTGGAGGAACCAATTGGATAAATATGTTTTTAAATTGTTGCAAAACTACTTCTGATGGCGAGTTTTTGATGTGATATATAAAAAATTTGTAAATGATATCTTGAGCTGCGGAAACCGTCAGCGCTGATTTTTGTAATTGAGCTGTTGGCTGAGGGGTGAGAGCCTCTGGTAATATATTGTTTGTCAGAGCAGGCAGAACTTTTGACTCTGTTGTTTCGGATTGAGAGGAAAACTGCTGAGATGGCATAGCGTCCTCGCTCAGATGATCAATACACTATTATAGTTATCATCCTTGATTTGCAGCTAATAATTTAGTGTTTCACTTGGCTTTTGTCCAGCTACAGTTAACCCCCCCGATCGCCCTTTTGGTAAGGGGAAATCGAGGGGGTTAACTGTTATTTGTCAAGTATCTGAGAATATCAAGCAGGGTTCGCTTCGGCTTGTCTTTGTAGCAGGCGGGCAATTTCAGCTTTTTCTACAAGTCCGACGAGGACACCGTTTTCCCGAATGACGGGGAGTTCTTGTACTTTTAGCTGTTCTAGGAGGGTGACTACTTCGAGGAGGGATAATTCTGGTTTGACGGTTGTGGAAAATTCGATCGGCTTCAGGAGTTCTTTAACTAAAACTTGGGGCCAAGTTCCGGTAGGAATGGTTTTGAGGTCGTCTAGGTCGATCGCCCCTACCAATTGTCCGGCATCATCTGTTGCCAGGAACCTGCGCCAGGTTTGAGTGCTACCGATCACGTAGTTGTTGGCAAATTCTCTGAGGGACAAGTCTTGCGAGACGATCGGACTTTCGGGGGTCACAGCATCTGCGGCTGTCAGCCCTGCCAGTTTATTTTGGACTGTGGCATATTGGGCAGATTGACCGGCATTTTGCAGTAAGAACCAACCGATTACTAGATTCCAAATATTGCCGAATACGCCTGTAGCAATGGCAATCCAACCAATTATCTGACCGACGCGGCTAGCAAAAATTACACCTTTGTAAGGGTTGCCAGTAATTTTCCAGACGATCGCTTTGAGGATGTTGCCACCGTCGAGGGGCAAACCGGGAATTAAGTTAAATAAGGCTAAAACTAAGTTGATCGAAGCTAAAAGTCCGACGATGGCGGCTGCGGGGCCTGTGAGACCAGCACCGATGCCGATCGCTGTTAACAAACCGGATAAAAATAAGCTCACCAACGGGCCTGCAATCGCTACCCAAAATGCTTCGGCTGGGGTTTTGGATTCTCTTTCTAAATTAGCCAGTCCGCCAAACAGAAATAGCGAAATCGATTTCACGCCAATTCCCTGTTTAATGGCTACCCAACTGTGTCCTAATTCGTGGGCTAAGACGGAAGCAAATAACAGTAACGCTGTGAATAATCCCAGCATCCAGGGCGCTACGGGGCCCAATGTGGGAAACAGGGCAGCTAATGCGCCGCCGTACTGCCAGGTTACTAAACCCAGAACTAAAAACCAAGATGCGTTGACAAAGAAGGGAATCCCAAACAGGTTGCCGACGCGAAATGTACCGTTCATAATGGCTACCTCTAATTTTACGAATGAGAGGTTTTTCTCTCTGTCTCCTTATCGTAACGAAACGTAACGGCGATGTTAATGCTTCAATTAGGGTGTTATCCGTCTGTGGAGGTTCGGTTTGCGGAATAATCACCGCCGACTGCGGTTGGCCCCGCCAAGGGTTAAAAATCCCTATCTCAAAAGGGAAGTTCTCGCTATGAGGCTTGAGGAGGATATTTGTTTTAGTTTTCTGTTTTAATTTTCAATGGGTTTTAACTCACATCTTGCACCTCTGTCATGAACAGGCAAGATGCCTGTTCCACAACAGATGAATTTTCTTTCTTGTGGGCCGTTGCTCCTAGCCCGCCCATAAAAGCCTTATTGAAAATCGTGCATCATCTAACTTTTAACCGAATGCAAGCTTTGAGAGGGGGAATTAATCCCCCGACTGACTATTACAACTGTGGCAAGATATCAGTTTCAAGCAACTTTAGCTATAATGACTTACCCTAAGAATAGTTTTGGTGCTAATAATTATGCCAGAATCTTTTTTGCTCGGTCGGCTGCTGCTGCAATTCAACAGCGAAGCGGCTGATATTATTACAGACTTATCCGCTGTTGCTTTAACTCCCGATGGTCATTTGTGGCTGGGTTCCGATGAAACGACTTCGATCGAGCGTTTGTCGCCTGTGGCGCCTCATATTTTTGGAGAACATCAAAGATTTGCGCTCGCCGATTTTATCGATTTTTCCGAGCAAGCTGGTGAAATCGATATTGAAGGAATTGATTTCAACAGCGATTATCTTTGGTTTGTGGCTTCTCACAGCACCAAACGCAAGAAAGCTAAAGGCAAAGACCCGAATAAAGACATTCAAAATTTAGCAAAAATAGAGACGGAGATCAACCGTTATTTGCTGGCACGAATTCCTGTAAAAAACGGGACTTTGTGCAAGTCAATTTCCCATCCTGAAAATCCCAAAAACCAACTGAAAGCGGGATACCTTCAGCCGACAAAAACGGGGAATTTGCTGACTGATGCGCTGAAAGATGACAGCCATCTCGGTCTATTTTTATCTGTGCCGATTCCGAGTAAAGAAAATGGTTTTGATATTGAAGGGTTGGCGGTGCGCGGCAATCGGATTTTTCTTGGTTTACGGGGACCTGTACTGCGGGGTTGGGCGATAATTTTAGAAATAGAAGTGCAAGAGTCTAAACAGGGGGTTTTAAAGCTAAAGGCTATTGGTGAAGCCGGCAAGTTTTACAAGAAACATTTTGTTGATTTGAACGGTTTGGGGGTGCGAGAATTGTGCTGGAACGGGGAAGATTTGATTGTTTTAGCCGGGCCGACGATGACTTTATCGGGGGCGATGAGGGTTTTTCGGTTAAAGGGGATTTTAGGGCGATCGGGCGACAGTATTACTGGACAAGATGGGGGAGATTTGGAGGTATTGTTTGACTTGCCTTTTAAGGTTGGTACGGACAATGCTGAGGGATTGAGCCTGTTTCCATATTTGGGGGAGCAAAATTCGCTGTTAGTTGTTTACGATTCGCCGGATGCGGGGAGAATGGTGGAGAAAACTGCTATTCTTGCTGATGTTTTTAAATTAGGTTCCTAGTAGTAGGGTGCGTCATAAAGGGAGATATTTGAGATAATTAATCAGCCATGAACGGACGCACCATGCGATTAGGAAGGTGCGTCAGATGGAATTTTTCCGAGAATTAATTAGACATGAACTGACGCACCCTAGAAATTAAGTTAATTGTCGATCGCATCCCTCCGCCGCTGGCTGTAGCGTTTCAATTCATCAATTAAGTGAGTATCGTTAGAAGCTGTTCTCGCGCCCGCTTCCGCCGCCCAGCGCTTCAAATCTTCAATTTGCGATCGCGCGATCGCAGCTAAAGGTACAGTATCCTCGATCGACCTCAAAATATCCTCGGTCATCAAATCTCGGCGCTGTCCGTTTACAAACGTTCCAAAGGCCCGATACAACCCATCTATTACGACTTGTTCAATTTCTGCACCGCTAAAATTCTCAGCGCGTTTCGCCAAAACTCCCAAATCAAACTCGCGCAATCTAGTTGGTCGCAAACGCTGCAAATGCACTTTAAAAATATCTTGCCGTTCCGATTCAGAGGGCAAATTTAAAAAGAAAATTTCATCAAATCTGCCTTTTCTGAGCAACTCTGCAGGCAAAATCCTGACGTTATTTGCAGTTGCGACAATAAACACCGGACTGGTTTTTTCCTGCATCCAAGTAATCAAACTGCCGAATACCCGGCGCGAAGTTCCCGAATCGCCGTCGCTGCCGCTGATAATGTTGCCGAAGGCTTTATCTATTTCATCGATCCACAAAACGCAAGGTGCGATCGCCTCTGCTAATTGTATCATTTGCCTGACGCGACTTTCGCTTTCCCCGACCACGCCGCCAAACAATCTCCCAGTATCCAATCGCAACAGTGGCAAACGCCATTCTGAGGCGATTGTTTTCGCTGATAAGGATTTGCCCGTTCCTTGAATTCCTACTAACAAAACGCCTTTAGGATTGGGTATTCCGTAGCGGCGCGCTTCGTCAGTAAAAGCATCTTGCCGCATTTTTACCCACTGTTTCAAATTCTCCAAGCCACCCACACTTTTTAGGGATTCTCGGGAGTTAAAAAACTCCAAAATGCCCGTTTGGCGAATTGCTTGCTGTTTTTCCTCCAAAACTCCGTCAATATCTGACTCGTTAATTTGCTGTTTGGCGGCCAAAGCTTTAGCCAAAACCCGCCCGATTCTAGCGCGGCTCAAACCCTGACAAGCTTTAACCAACTGTTCCCTTGCTAAACCGCTAACTTGCAACTGTTGCGGTTTTTCCACAACGTGGGAAATTAAACTGTCGATTTCTTGGACGTTGGGCAAAGGAAAATCAATTACTGTTACTTCTTCTTTCAATTCCTCCGGCAATTCCAGCGTGTGAGAAGTGAGGACGATCGTTTTTTTGCTGCGCTTCAATTCCCGCGTTAAGTTCCGCAATTCCCGCACTACCGCCGCATTTTTTTCGGTGTATGGATATTTCAAAACAGGGTGCAAATCCCGCAGAACAAATATGGTATATTCTTCAACAGCAGTTTTGCTGACGCGATCGAGCGCCGCCATTACCGAACCTTTCCCAGAAGCATTATCTTCCCAGCCGCGCACGAGATCCCAGAACAATACTCGGCGCGCGGGAGTTACTTGCAGCGCTACTTGGGCAATTACAGCCTCGATCGGTTCCTCCTCGACGCCGACAATGTACAGCAGCGAATAGCGGGCGCGAATCATCAAATCTATTCGCTTTACCAGGGCGTCGAAGTGGTTATTTTTACTGCCCTTGACGGTATCTAATTCTCGGGATTGAGGGTAATTTTCGGTCATTTTATTTGATATTTTAGATGTATATTCAACTTTATTAAATATTTTGTTGGCAGTCAGGACTTTAGCCCTTAAAAAGCATTTAACCGGAGTCAAGGTTTGTAGTAAGGAATTGAGTCCTTAACAACTATTTAAGCGGACTAAAGTCTGTACTGCGAACGTTAAAATTATAACAGGATAGTCCGCAATTGACTACTTAGCAACTTTTCGAGCTTGTTTCACCATTTCAATGAGAGTGTGGTGAGCATCTTCGGCGTCTTTTAAAGTGCGATCGAATTTAACTCTTACAGGCACTGTTTCGTCGTTGACTTTAGCGGTTAAATCCATACCGTTGGCATCAATAGCGAGCATTTGAGCTTCTGTTGCCTGCGGTTGGTCGCCAAATGCTTGAGCGTATAGCACGACAGCACTAGCGTGGTCTTCGTTCATGTGAGTGCAGATGCGATCGCTAATCTCAGTAGAAAACGGTTCTGACATGGGAGATTCCTCAGATGCAATATCGATCGATTGTACTGCGATCGGTACAAAGATTTCAACCGCGATCAATTGCATCAAGAGTTATGAGTGAGAGAAAAGGAGAAAGAAGCAAGAACCAGAAGACAATAACATCGAGTTATTCAGTAATTCATCAAGTCCTAATTAAACCTAATTAGCGAGATAATTAGTAAGATTAATTCCACCCTTGCCACGGGTTAACTTCAAGCACCCCAGAGGGTTTAAACACTACCTGAAATTGACTCAAAATCTTGGCTTGACGAGCAGCTTTACGATAGGAAGGAAGAGAAGTTTCTTGGAGGAAATTAACCGCTTCTTGGTTTAGTGGCTGATAATCTATAATTCCCCCTTCTTCATCCACGGCAACCCGATAAACTAATGAAGTGTTGAAGGTGGGAGTCGAGCGCCAACTCTTGTCAATTTGGTCGTAAACTTTCCGGTTCAACTGTGCAATTTCACCGGGGGAGAGAATTTCCGACGGTGCTGCCTCTACCTCTGGTGCTGGAGAATTAACCTGAGTCGCAATCGGGACAGGTACAGGCCAAAGCTTAATAGTTTCATCTGCGCTACCGCTGGCTAAAACAGGATTTTGAGAGCTAAAAGCGACAGACCAAACAGGCTTAGAATGAGCCGCAAAAGTTGTCATCAGTTCGCCCGTTGTCAACTTCCACAGCTTGATAGTTTTGTCGTAGCTGCCACTAGCTAAAGCCTGTCCATCCTGGCTAAAAGCAACTGACAGCACCGGGCCGGAATGCCCTGTTAATGTATGCAAAACTTTGCCCTTTGTAAACTGCCACAGCTTAACAGTTTTATCCGCACTGCCACTCGCTAAAGTTTTGCCGTCAGGACTGAATGCAACTGAGTTCGCCGACCCAGAATGCCCAGTGAGGGTGTAATTGCCGCCATCATCAAGCCACCAAATCTTAATAGTTCCATTCTCGCTGCCGCTTGCTAAAATTTTACTGTCCCGGCTAAAAGCGACAGATTGAATCCAGTCTGTATCTGGAAGTGTGCTGAGTAGTTTCCCATCGGAAAAATTCCACACTTTTACAGTTTTGTCGGTACTTCCAGAAGCGAGTAACCTTCCATCAGGACTGATACTTATTGCCTTGACATCATCCGCATGACCTTTCAAGGTATTGATGAGTATGCCAGTTTTGAGATTCCACAATTTAATCCGGTTATCCCAACTCCCGCTAGCCAAAACATTGGCATCAGGACTAATGGCTAGGGATTCAATTGCATCGGTATGTGCTTTTAAGGTGTAAAGCAATTCGCCGGTTTGCAAGCTCCAGATTTTGATAATGCCGCGATAACTGCCGCTGGCTAAAGTTTTGCCGTCGGGACTGAGTGCGATCGCGTAAATCCACCCAGAATTATCTTTAAAACTGGTAGAATATTGAGTTAACAGCCCCGATTTAAACTGCGATACAGTTGTTTCTAATTCCGTAAAAGACCTATACCAGCCGATGCCCGCCGCAGTTACAAC includes:
- a CDS encoding AbrB family transcriptional regulator, which encodes MAKKKNIEPLEGEDLIKKVKDLENLTKEEKARACGYYTVTKNGVERVNMMKFLNALIDAEGIQLDGKQNGNGRGGRSASYRISVQSNGNLLIGAAYTKQMELQPGDEFEISLGRKHIHLRQIDREEEEES
- a CDS encoding AAA family ATPase, giving the protein MTENYPQSRELDTVKGSKNNHFDALVKRIDLMIRARYSLLYIVGVEEEPIEAVIAQVALQVTPARRVLFWDLVRGWEDNASGKGSVMAALDRVSKTAVEEYTIFVLRDLHPVLKYPYTEKNAAVVRELRNLTRELKRSKKTIVLTSHTLELPEELKEEVTVIDFPLPNVQEIDSLISHVVEKPQQLQVSGLAREQLVKACQGLSRARIGRVLAKALAAKQQINESDIDGVLEEKQQAIRQTGILEFFNSRESLKSVGGLENLKQWVKMRQDAFTDEARRYGIPNPKGVLLVGIQGTGKSLSAKTIASEWRLPLLRLDTGRLFGGVVGESESRVRQMIQLAEAIAPCVLWIDEIDKAFGNIISGSDGDSGTSRRVFGSLITWMQEKTSPVFIVATANNVRILPAELLRKGRFDEIFFLNLPSESERQDIFKVHLQRLRPTRLREFDLGVLAKRAENFSGAEIEQVVIDGLYRAFGTFVNGQRRDLMTEDILRSIEDTVPLAAIARSQIEDLKRWAAEAGARTASNDTHLIDELKRYSQRRRDAIDN
- a CDS encoding Rrf2 family transcriptional regulator, with product MKLTTRGHYSVKALLDLSLQPRFGPTSVKSIAKRQELPAPYLEKLLIEMRRAGLVQSVRGSQGGYQLARQPAQISLGQILEAVGETIEPLPRHFPDATQAEDWVTFSLWNRLHKKLAEALYSISLEDLYYDVRSWQAALGEETSFII
- a CDS encoding DUF2470 domain-containing protein; the encoded protein is MSEPFSTEISDRICTHMNEDHASAVVLYAQAFGDQPQATEAQMLAIDANGMDLTAKVNDETVPVRVKFDRTLKDAEDAHHTLIEMVKQARKVAK
- a CDS encoding DUF3616 domain-containing protein, which produces MPESFLLGRLLLQFNSEAADIITDLSAVALTPDGHLWLGSDETTSIERLSPVAPHIFGEHQRFALADFIDFSEQAGEIDIEGIDFNSDYLWFVASHSTKRKKAKGKDPNKDIQNLAKIETEINRYLLARIPVKNGTLCKSISHPENPKNQLKAGYLQPTKTGNLLTDALKDDSHLGLFLSVPIPSKENGFDIEGLAVRGNRIFLGLRGPVLRGWAIILEIEVQESKQGVLKLKAIGEAGKFYKKHFVDLNGLGVRELCWNGEDLIVLAGPTMTLSGAMRVFRLKGILGRSGDSITGQDGGDLEVLFDLPFKVGTDNAEGLSLFPYLGEQNSLLVVYDSPDAGRMVEKTAILADVFKLGS
- a CDS encoding CBS domain-containing protein, coding for MNGTFRVGNLFGIPFFVNASWFLVLGLVTWQYGGALAALFPTLGPVAPWMLGLFTALLLFASVLAHELGHSWVAIKQGIGVKSISLFLFGGLANLERESKTPAEAFWVAIAGPLVSLFLSGLLTAIGIGAGLTGPAAAIVGLLASINLVLALFNLIPGLPLDGGNILKAIVWKITGNPYKGVIFASRVGQIIGWIAIATGVFGNIWNLVIGWFLLQNAGQSAQYATVQNKLAGLTAADAVTPESPIVSQDLSLREFANNYVIGSTQTWRRFLATDDAGQLVGAIDLDDLKTIPTGTWPQVLVKELLKPIEFSTTVKPELSLLEVVTLLEQLKVQELPVIRENGVLVGLVEKAEIARLLQRQAEANPA
- a CDS encoding WD40 repeat domain-containing protein, with the translated sequence MRSKAVKGKILTFTLTAVVTAAGIGWYRSFTELETTVSQFKSGLLTQYSTSFKDNSGWIYAIALSPDGKTLASGSYRGIIKIWSLQTGELLYTLKAHTDAIESLAISPDANVLASGSWDNRIKLWNLKTGILINTLKGHADDVKAISISPDGRLLASGSTDKTVKVWNFSDGKLLSTLPDTDWIQSVAFSRDSKILASGSENGTIKIWWLDDGGNYTLTGHSGSANSVAFSPDGKTLASGSADKTVKLWQFTKGKVLHTLTGHSGPVLSVAFSQDGQALASGSYDKTIKLWKLTTGELMTTFAAHSKPVWSVAFSSQNPVLASGSADETIKLWPVPVPIATQVNSPAPEVEAAPSEILSPGEIAQLNRKVYDQIDKSWRSTPTFNTSLVYRVAVDEEGGIIDYQPLNQEAVNFLQETSLPSYRKAARQAKILSQFQVVFKPSGVLEVNPWQGWN